From Amia ocellicauda isolate fAmiCal2 chromosome 12, fAmiCal2.hap1, whole genome shotgun sequence, a single genomic window includes:
- the osbp gene encoding oxysterol-binding protein 1 isoform X16, which produces MTEPKAPTPTPGDTYKGWLFKWTNYIKGYQRRWFVLSNGLLSYYRTQAEMGHTCRGTINLATANIAVEDSCNFVISNGGAQTYHLKASSEVERQRWVTALELAKAKAVRMQAESDDSGDDDPTVAQGGAGGAGGGGGGGGGGGAGGGLGDRAEVQSTLRSLSSKVEDLSTCNDLIAKHGSALQRSLSELEGLRGGAADPTDKIRQVNERATLFRITSNAMINACRDFLSLAQSHSRRWHKALQYERDQRVRLEETLEQLAKQHNHLERAFRGATVLPATTPTTAQHKGVSPGKGDLSDEDDENEFFDAMEDAPEFITVPADPKYHKRSGSNVSGISSEMGMDDSSLDEQHLATNSESSQSKELVPHRKRRSRIPDKPNYSLNLWSIMKNCIGKELSKIPMPVNFNEPLSMLQRLSEDLEYSELLDRAAKCESALEQLCYVAAFTVSSYSTTVHRTGKPFNPLLGETFELDRLAERGYRSLCEQVSHHPPAAAHHVESERGWTLRQEIALASKFRGKYLSIMPLGTIHCSFAKSGNHYTWKKVTTTVHNIIVGKLWIDQSGEIDVVNHKTGDRCHLKFAPYSYFSRDVARKVTGVVMDAAGKAHFVLSGTWDEKMEFSRVMQSSRGENGTEGKHKTVYQTLRARELWRRHPLPEGADNMYFFSELALTLNEEEEGVAPTDSRARPDQRLMEQGRWDEANAEKQRLEEKQRSVRRKRESEAVRAVEEDSEEGPTGTALKSPHVDNYKAMWFERCKDPVTQEETHIYKGGYWEAKAKEPQDWSSCPDIF; this is translated from the exons ATGACGGAGCCCAAAGCGCCAACACCGACCCCGGGGGATACATACAAAGGGTGGCTGTTCAAATGGACCAACTACATCAAGGGCTACCAGCGGCGATGGTTCGTCCTGAGCAACGGCCTGCTGTCTTACTACAG GACACAGGCAGAGATGGGCCACACCTGCCGGGGCACTATTAACCTGGCCACGGCCAACATCGCGGTGGAGGACTCCTGCAACTTTGTCATCTCCAATGGTGGCGCGCAGACCTACCACCTGAAGGCCAGCTCCGAGGTGGAGCGGCAACGCTGGGTCACCGCCCTGGAGCTCGCAAAAGCCAAGGCCGTGCGCATGCAGGCTGAATCAG acgACTCTGGCGATGACGACCCCACAGTGGCACAGGGCGGGGCAGGGGGAGCAGGCGGGGGAGGTGGAGGCGGCGGTGGCGGGGGGGCAGGTGGAGGGCTTGGGGACCGAGCGGAGGTGCAGTCCACCCTGCGAAGCCTGAGCAGCAAGGTGGAGGACCTGAGCACCTGCAACGACCTCATCGCCAAGCACGGCTCGGCCCTGCAGCGGTCTCTCAGCGAGCTGGAGGGGCTGCGGGGGGGGGCGGCCGACCCCACGGACAAGATCAGGCAGGTCAACGAGAGGGCCACACTCTTCAGAATCACCTCCAACGCCATGATCAAT GCATGCCGTGATTTCCTGTCGTTGGCGCAGTCACACAGCCGGCGCTGGCACAAGGCTCTGCAGTATGAGCGAGACCAGCGTGTGCGGCTGGAAGAGACGCTGGAGCAGCTGGCCAAGCAGCACAACCACCTGGAGAGGGCCTTCCGAGGGGCCACCGTCCTGCCCgccaccacccccaccaccgCGCAGCACAAGG GTGTGTCCCCAGGTAAGGGAGACCTGAGTGATGAGGACGACGAGAACGAGTTTTTTGATGCCATGGAGGATGCCCCCGAATTCATCACTGTCCCCGCAGACCCCAAATACCACAA gagGTCGGGCAGTAATGTCAGTGGCATCAGCAGTGAAATGGGAATGGATGATAGCAGT cttgatgaGCAGCATTTGGCGACGAATAGCGAGTCGTCCCAGTCCAAGGAGCTGGTGCCTCACCGGAAGAGGCGGAGCCGCATCCCGGACAAGCCCAACTACAGCTTGAACCTCTGGAGTATCATGAAGAACTGCATAGGGAAGGAGCTGTCCAAGATCCCCATGCCT gtGAATTTCAACGAGCCCCTGTCAATGCTGCAGCGCCTGTCGGAGGACCTGGAGTACTCGGAGCTGCTGGATCGGGCGGCCAAGTGCGAGAGCGCGCTGGAGCAGCTGTGCTACGTGGCGGCCTTCACTGTGTCGTCCTACTCCACCACTGTGCACCGCACCGGCAAGCCCTTCAACCCCCTGCTGGGTGAGACCTTCGAGCTGGACCGACTGGCTGAGAGGGGGTACCGGTCACTCTGTgaacag gTCAGTCACCATCCCCCGGCAGCAGCGCACCATGTGGAGTCGGAGCGCGGCTGGACCCTGCGGCAGGAGATCGCCCTGGCCAGCAAGTTCCGTGGCAAATACCTCTCCATCATGCCTCTGG gtACAATCCACTGCAGTTTTGCCAAGAGTGGGAATCACTACACCTGGAAAAAAGTGACGACTACTGTGCACAACATCATCGTGGGCAAGCTGTGGATAGACCAG tCTGGAGAGATAGATGTTGTGAATCACAAGACTGGGGATCGCTGTCACCTCAAGTTTGCCCCCTACAGCTACTTCTCCAGAGACGTGGCGCGCAAG GTGACCGGTGTGGTGATGGATGCAGCAGGCAAGGCCCACTTCGTGCTTTCGGGCACCTGGGACGAGAAGATGGAGTTCAGTCGTGTTATGCAGAGTAGCCGGGGAGAGAACGGCACAGAGGGCAAGCACAAAACCGTGTACCAGACACTACGGGCCCGCGAGCTGTGGAGGAGACACCCCCTGCC ggaGGGGGCCGACAACATGTACTTTTTCTCCGAGCTGGCGCTGACCCtgaatgaggaggaggagggcgtGGCACCCACAGACAGCCGGGCACGGCCGGACCAGCGGCTGATGGAGCAGGGCCGCTGGGACGAGGCCAATGCCGAGAAACAGCGTCTGGAGGAGAAGCAGAGGAGCGTgcggaggaagagggagagtgaAGCTGTCCGTGCGGTGGAGGAGG ACTCAGAGGAGGGTCCCACTGGAACAGCTCTGAAAA
- the osbp gene encoding oxysterol-binding protein 1 isoform X9, with amino-acid sequence MTEPKAPTPTPGDTYKGWLFKWTNYIKGYQRRWFVLSNGLLSYYRTQAEMGHTCRGTINLATANIAVEDSCNFVISNGGAQTYHLKASSEVERQRWVTALELAKAKAVRMQAESDDSGDDDPTVAQGGAGGAGGGGGGGGGGGAGGGLGDRAEVQSTLRSLSSKVEDLSTCNDLIAKHGSALQRSLSELEGLRGGAADPTDKIRQVNERATLFRITSNAMINACRDFLSLAQSHSRRWHKALQYERDQRVRLEETLEQLAKQHNHLERAFRGATVLPATTPTTAQHKGVSPGKGDLSDEDDENEFFDAMEDAPEFITVPADPKYHKRSGSNVSGISSEMGMDDSSLDEQHLATNSESSQSKELVPHRKRRSRIPDKPNYSLNLWSIMKNCIGKELSKIPMPVNFNEPLSMLQRLSEDLEYSELLDRAAKCESALEQLCYVAAFTVSSYSTTVHRTGKPFNPLLGETFELDRLAERGYRSLCEQVSHHPPAAAHHVESERGWTLRQEIALASKFRGKYLSIMPLGTIHCSFAKSGNHYTWKKVTTTVHNIIVGKLWIDQSGEIDVVNHKTGDRCHLKFAPYSYFSRDVARKVTGVVMDAAGKAHFVLSGTWDEKMEFSRVMQSSRGENGTEGKHKTVYQTLRARELWRRHPLPEGADNMYFFSELALTLNEEEEGVAPTDSRARPDQRLMEQGRWDEANAEKQRLEEKQRSVRRKRESEAVRAVEEGEERDSEEGPTGTALKNEIPAVHTVKSPHVDNYKAMWFERCKDPVTQEETHIYKGGYWEAKAKEPQDWSSCPDIF; translated from the exons ATGACGGAGCCCAAAGCGCCAACACCGACCCCGGGGGATACATACAAAGGGTGGCTGTTCAAATGGACCAACTACATCAAGGGCTACCAGCGGCGATGGTTCGTCCTGAGCAACGGCCTGCTGTCTTACTACAG GACACAGGCAGAGATGGGCCACACCTGCCGGGGCACTATTAACCTGGCCACGGCCAACATCGCGGTGGAGGACTCCTGCAACTTTGTCATCTCCAATGGTGGCGCGCAGACCTACCACCTGAAGGCCAGCTCCGAGGTGGAGCGGCAACGCTGGGTCACCGCCCTGGAGCTCGCAAAAGCCAAGGCCGTGCGCATGCAGGCTGAATCAG acgACTCTGGCGATGACGACCCCACAGTGGCACAGGGCGGGGCAGGGGGAGCAGGCGGGGGAGGTGGAGGCGGCGGTGGCGGGGGGGCAGGTGGAGGGCTTGGGGACCGAGCGGAGGTGCAGTCCACCCTGCGAAGCCTGAGCAGCAAGGTGGAGGACCTGAGCACCTGCAACGACCTCATCGCCAAGCACGGCTCGGCCCTGCAGCGGTCTCTCAGCGAGCTGGAGGGGCTGCGGGGGGGGGCGGCCGACCCCACGGACAAGATCAGGCAGGTCAACGAGAGGGCCACACTCTTCAGAATCACCTCCAACGCCATGATCAAT GCATGCCGTGATTTCCTGTCGTTGGCGCAGTCACACAGCCGGCGCTGGCACAAGGCTCTGCAGTATGAGCGAGACCAGCGTGTGCGGCTGGAAGAGACGCTGGAGCAGCTGGCCAAGCAGCACAACCACCTGGAGAGGGCCTTCCGAGGGGCCACCGTCCTGCCCgccaccacccccaccaccgCGCAGCACAAGG GTGTGTCCCCAGGTAAGGGAGACCTGAGTGATGAGGACGACGAGAACGAGTTTTTTGATGCCATGGAGGATGCCCCCGAATTCATCACTGTCCCCGCAGACCCCAAATACCACAA gagGTCGGGCAGTAATGTCAGTGGCATCAGCAGTGAAATGGGAATGGATGATAGCAGT cttgatgaGCAGCATTTGGCGACGAATAGCGAGTCGTCCCAGTCCAAGGAGCTGGTGCCTCACCGGAAGAGGCGGAGCCGCATCCCGGACAAGCCCAACTACAGCTTGAACCTCTGGAGTATCATGAAGAACTGCATAGGGAAGGAGCTGTCCAAGATCCCCATGCCT gtGAATTTCAACGAGCCCCTGTCAATGCTGCAGCGCCTGTCGGAGGACCTGGAGTACTCGGAGCTGCTGGATCGGGCGGCCAAGTGCGAGAGCGCGCTGGAGCAGCTGTGCTACGTGGCGGCCTTCACTGTGTCGTCCTACTCCACCACTGTGCACCGCACCGGCAAGCCCTTCAACCCCCTGCTGGGTGAGACCTTCGAGCTGGACCGACTGGCTGAGAGGGGGTACCGGTCACTCTGTgaacag gTCAGTCACCATCCCCCGGCAGCAGCGCACCATGTGGAGTCGGAGCGCGGCTGGACCCTGCGGCAGGAGATCGCCCTGGCCAGCAAGTTCCGTGGCAAATACCTCTCCATCATGCCTCTGG gtACAATCCACTGCAGTTTTGCCAAGAGTGGGAATCACTACACCTGGAAAAAAGTGACGACTACTGTGCACAACATCATCGTGGGCAAGCTGTGGATAGACCAG tCTGGAGAGATAGATGTTGTGAATCACAAGACTGGGGATCGCTGTCACCTCAAGTTTGCCCCCTACAGCTACTTCTCCAGAGACGTGGCGCGCAAG GTGACCGGTGTGGTGATGGATGCAGCAGGCAAGGCCCACTTCGTGCTTTCGGGCACCTGGGACGAGAAGATGGAGTTCAGTCGTGTTATGCAGAGTAGCCGGGGAGAGAACGGCACAGAGGGCAAGCACAAAACCGTGTACCAGACACTACGGGCCCGCGAGCTGTGGAGGAGACACCCCCTGCC ggaGGGGGCCGACAACATGTACTTTTTCTCCGAGCTGGCGCTGACCCtgaatgaggaggaggagggcgtGGCACCCACAGACAGCCGGGCACGGCCGGACCAGCGGCTGATGGAGCAGGGCCGCTGGGACGAGGCCAATGCCGAGAAACAGCGTCTGGAGGAGAAGCAGAGGAGCGTgcggaggaagagggagagtgaAGCTGTCCGTGCGGTGGAGGAGGGTGAGGAGAGAG ACTCAGAGGAGGGTCCCACTGGAACAGCTCTGAAAA
- the osbp gene encoding oxysterol-binding protein 1 isoform X19, whose amino-acid sequence MGHTCRGTINLATANIAVEDSCNFVISNGGAQTYHLKASSEVERQRWVTALELAKAKAVRMQAESDDSGDDDPTVAQGGAGGAGGGGGGGGGGGAGGGLGDRAEVQSTLRSLSSKVEDLSTCNDLIAKHGSALQRSLSELEGLRGGAADPTDKIRQVNERATLFRITSNAMINACRDFLSLAQSHSRRWHKALQYERDQRVRLEETLEQLAKQHNHLERAFRGATVLPATTPTTAQHKGVSPGKGDLSDEDDENEFFDAMEDAPEFITVPADPKYHKRSGSNVSGISSEMGMDDSSLDEQHLATNSESSQSKELVPHRKRRSRIPDKPNYSLNLWSIMKNCIGKELSKIPMPVNFNEPLSMLQRLSEDLEYSELLDRAAKCESALEQLCYVAAFTVSSYSTTVHRTGKPFNPLLGETFELDRLAERGYRSLCEQVSHHPPAAAHHVESERGWTLRQEIALASKFRGKYLSIMPLGTIHCSFAKSGNHYTWKKVTTTVHNIIVGKLWIDQSGEIDVVNHKTGDRCHLKFAPYSYFSRDVARKVTGVVMDAAGKAHFVLSGTWDEKMEFSRVMQSSRGENGTEGKHKTVYQTLRARELWRRHPLPEGADNMYFFSELALTLNEEEEGVAPTDSRARPDQRLMEQGRWDEANAEKQRLEEKQRSVRRKRESEAVRAVEEGEERALPVESPAETLLTTDSEEGPTGTALKNEIPAVHTVKSPHVDNYKAMWFERCKDPVTQEETHIYKGGYWEAKAKEPQDWSSCPDIF is encoded by the exons ATGGGCCACACCTGCCGGGGCACTATTAACCTGGCCACGGCCAACATCGCGGTGGAGGACTCCTGCAACTTTGTCATCTCCAATGGTGGCGCGCAGACCTACCACCTGAAGGCCAGCTCCGAGGTGGAGCGGCAACGCTGGGTCACCGCCCTGGAGCTCGCAAAAGCCAAGGCCGTGCGCATGCAGGCTGAATCAG acgACTCTGGCGATGACGACCCCACAGTGGCACAGGGCGGGGCAGGGGGAGCAGGCGGGGGAGGTGGAGGCGGCGGTGGCGGGGGGGCAGGTGGAGGGCTTGGGGACCGAGCGGAGGTGCAGTCCACCCTGCGAAGCCTGAGCAGCAAGGTGGAGGACCTGAGCACCTGCAACGACCTCATCGCCAAGCACGGCTCGGCCCTGCAGCGGTCTCTCAGCGAGCTGGAGGGGCTGCGGGGGGGGGCGGCCGACCCCACGGACAAGATCAGGCAGGTCAACGAGAGGGCCACACTCTTCAGAATCACCTCCAACGCCATGATCAAT GCATGCCGTGATTTCCTGTCGTTGGCGCAGTCACACAGCCGGCGCTGGCACAAGGCTCTGCAGTATGAGCGAGACCAGCGTGTGCGGCTGGAAGAGACGCTGGAGCAGCTGGCCAAGCAGCACAACCACCTGGAGAGGGCCTTCCGAGGGGCCACCGTCCTGCCCgccaccacccccaccaccgCGCAGCACAAGG GTGTGTCCCCAGGTAAGGGAGACCTGAGTGATGAGGACGACGAGAACGAGTTTTTTGATGCCATGGAGGATGCCCCCGAATTCATCACTGTCCCCGCAGACCCCAAATACCACAA gagGTCGGGCAGTAATGTCAGTGGCATCAGCAGTGAAATGGGAATGGATGATAGCAGT cttgatgaGCAGCATTTGGCGACGAATAGCGAGTCGTCCCAGTCCAAGGAGCTGGTGCCTCACCGGAAGAGGCGGAGCCGCATCCCGGACAAGCCCAACTACAGCTTGAACCTCTGGAGTATCATGAAGAACTGCATAGGGAAGGAGCTGTCCAAGATCCCCATGCCT gtGAATTTCAACGAGCCCCTGTCAATGCTGCAGCGCCTGTCGGAGGACCTGGAGTACTCGGAGCTGCTGGATCGGGCGGCCAAGTGCGAGAGCGCGCTGGAGCAGCTGTGCTACGTGGCGGCCTTCACTGTGTCGTCCTACTCCACCACTGTGCACCGCACCGGCAAGCCCTTCAACCCCCTGCTGGGTGAGACCTTCGAGCTGGACCGACTGGCTGAGAGGGGGTACCGGTCACTCTGTgaacag gTCAGTCACCATCCCCCGGCAGCAGCGCACCATGTGGAGTCGGAGCGCGGCTGGACCCTGCGGCAGGAGATCGCCCTGGCCAGCAAGTTCCGTGGCAAATACCTCTCCATCATGCCTCTGG gtACAATCCACTGCAGTTTTGCCAAGAGTGGGAATCACTACACCTGGAAAAAAGTGACGACTACTGTGCACAACATCATCGTGGGCAAGCTGTGGATAGACCAG tCTGGAGAGATAGATGTTGTGAATCACAAGACTGGGGATCGCTGTCACCTCAAGTTTGCCCCCTACAGCTACTTCTCCAGAGACGTGGCGCGCAAG GTGACCGGTGTGGTGATGGATGCAGCAGGCAAGGCCCACTTCGTGCTTTCGGGCACCTGGGACGAGAAGATGGAGTTCAGTCGTGTTATGCAGAGTAGCCGGGGAGAGAACGGCACAGAGGGCAAGCACAAAACCGTGTACCAGACACTACGGGCCCGCGAGCTGTGGAGGAGACACCCCCTGCC ggaGGGGGCCGACAACATGTACTTTTTCTCCGAGCTGGCGCTGACCCtgaatgaggaggaggagggcgtGGCACCCACAGACAGCCGGGCACGGCCGGACCAGCGGCTGATGGAGCAGGGCCGCTGGGACGAGGCCAATGCCGAGAAACAGCGTCTGGAGGAGAAGCAGAGGAGCGTgcggaggaagagggagagtgaAGCTGTCCGTGCGGTGGAGGAGGGTGAGGAGAGAG CCTTGCCAGTGGAGAGCCCTGCAGAGACACTGTTGACAA CAGACTCAGAGGAGGGTCCCACTGGAACAGCTCTGAAAA